A genomic window from Lycium barbarum isolate Lr01 chromosome 4, ASM1917538v2, whole genome shotgun sequence includes:
- the LOC132637715 gene encoding uncharacterized protein LOC132637715: MRTLKWDPWFDPEEETKIAIAWISFPSLPPNYFVKEAVFSLASTVGKPLQVDMATTNKTRPSCARVMVEVDLLREFPKRINIRMKKKRHNEQDCYVIHPELYPKDEEQSSDKEQEENSKADQRKNKEQKNTKNSRTDIKEYKGTNVSIMKGKEIADKVQPAEGNDADGFKEKKGKQRNNRHFHRGKYDENAWKPKENQTLQNNQYAALQNTDEDIIDVTDVQKSSDVEAKMSDALNQIVAVQQIVNNNEKVKEKQMEEAKEKQIDELKKVERISTKEWIEKNFGKQLNDKGEIISQQVSKVTSGTLGQERDHDVLQEQEKEHDVLQEHDSEETSDISISKNQEEENKFGDVLQENDDHEGIPIEENSQHGKHKEIQAHADINSQEEEDLSQNVDDIAQEADLSPRSVQKLKQGTNKQKPVRSTSIPVAGVSTRRSKNKTNNSQ; the protein is encoded by the exons ATGCGTACTTTAAAATGGGATCCATGGTTTGATCCAGAGGAGGAAACGAAGATAGCAATTGCATGGATATCATTCCCATCATTACCTCCTAACTATTTTGTGAAAGAAGCAGTTTTTTCACTTGCCTCTACTGTTGGAAAGCCCCTACAAGTTGATATGGCCACAACCAATAAAACCAGGCCAAGTTGTGCGAGAGTGATGGTAGAAGTAGACTTGCTTAGAGAATTCCCAAAGAGAATCAATAtaagaatgaagaagaaga GACATAATGAGCAAGATTGCTATGTCATTCATCCAGAATTGTATCCCAAGGATGAAGAACAAAGCTCAGACAAAGAACAAGAGGAAAACAGTAAGGCAGATCAAAGGAAGAATAAGGAGCAAAAGAATACAAAAAATAGCAGAACTGACATTAAGGAGTACAAAGGGACTAATGTTAGCATAATGAAAGGGAAAGAAATAGCAGACAAGGTCCAGCCTGCAGAGGGCAATGATGCTGATGGATTCAAGGAGAAGAAAGGAAAACAAAGGAATAACAGGCACTTTCATAGAGgtaaatatgatgaaaatgcTTGGAAACCAAAAGAGAATCAAACTCTACAAAACAATCAATATGCAGCATTGCAGAACACAGATgaggatataatagatgtgaCTGATGTGCAGAAATCCTCAGATGTAGAAGCAAAGATGTCTGATGCGTTAAACCAGATTGTTGCAGTGCAGCAAATTGTAAACAATAATGAGAAGGTCAAGGAAAAGCAGATGGAAGAAGCAAAGGAAAAACAGATAGATGAATTAAAAAAGGTGGAGAGGATATCAACAAAGGAGTGGATTGAGAAGAATTTTGGTAAACAACTCAATGATAAAGGGGAGATTATATCTCAGCAGGTGTCTAAGGTGACTTCAGGTACACTTGGTCAAGAAAGGGATCATGATGTGCTGCAGGAGCAAGAAAAGGAACATGATGTGCTGCAGGAACATGATTCAGAAGAAACTAGTGACATCTCAATCAGCAAAAACCAGGAGGAAGAAAACAAGTTTGGTGATGTGCTGCAGGAGAATGATGATCATGAAGGGATTCCAATAGAGGAA AATTCACAACATGGAAAGCATAAGGAGATACAGGCTCATGCTGATATCAATAGCCAAGAGGAGGAAGATTTATCTCAGAACGTTGATGATATAGCACAGGAGGCAGACTTATCCCCTAGAAGTGTGCAGAAATTGAAACAGggaacaaataaacaaaaacctGTCAGAAGTACCAGTATCCCAGTGGCAGGAGTTTCAACAAGGAGGAGTAAGAACAAAACTAATAATTCTCAATGA